A stretch of the Polyangiaceae bacterium genome encodes the following:
- a CDS encoding IS4 family transposase, whose translation MPRSPSVPIHRTLRKFLPPSLVEASARATGAFQRVRKVDAYALVWSLILGFSAGKVRTIAGLRRVYERVSRTTLEESSFYCRFTPALVRLLRQLLDGVLQQSWGLSRPASGRLNQFRDILIADSTVIRLHELLAKAFPACRTNHTRAAAKVHVVMCVAGAGKQTVKVTAERRHDRRALVLGPWARGKLLLFDLGYFDFRLFRRLDEIRGYFVSRLKRSSNPVIVAQNRRWRGRSVAVVGQCIWDVVDRLQREELDVTVQVRSRHRVYAGRCSSEVRTFRVVGVRDEASGEYHLYITNIGVEALQPADIARVYAVRWEVELLFKELKSHYRLDQIPSRKRAVVEAMLYAALLSLAASRALLHALRSAVRPGFLLPARRWSVLMSQHATDLLAVVIEGRDDPVLLDLLLHEAPDPNRRRLHLLQSVERRAHAYRAPGNSASSRRAAA comes from the coding sequence ATGCCCCGCTCGCCATCGGTACCGATTCACCGCACGCTCCGCAAGTTCCTTCCGCCGTCGCTCGTCGAAGCGAGCGCTCGGGCGACGGGCGCGTTCCAGCGCGTCCGGAAGGTCGACGCCTACGCCCTGGTCTGGAGCCTTATCCTCGGCTTTTCCGCCGGGAAAGTCCGGACCATCGCGGGCCTGCGTCGCGTCTACGAGAGGGTCTCGCGGACCACGCTGGAGGAGAGCAGCTTCTACTGCCGGTTCACGCCGGCGCTGGTGAGGCTGCTCCGGCAGCTGCTCGACGGCGTGCTCCAGCAGTCCTGGGGGCTGAGCCGGCCCGCATCTGGGCGGCTCAATCAGTTCCGCGACATCCTGATCGCGGACTCGACGGTCATCCGCCTGCACGAGCTGCTGGCCAAGGCGTTTCCGGCCTGCCGCACCAACCACACCCGGGCTGCCGCGAAGGTGCATGTGGTGATGTGCGTGGCGGGGGCTGGCAAGCAGACCGTCAAGGTGACCGCCGAGCGCCGCCATGATCGCCGTGCCCTCGTCCTCGGCCCGTGGGCTCGCGGCAAGTTGTTGCTCTTCGACCTCGGCTACTTCGACTTCCGCCTCTTCCGCCGGCTCGACGAGATCCGTGGCTACTTCGTGTCCCGGCTCAAGCGCAGCTCCAACCCGGTCATCGTTGCTCAGAATCGACGCTGGCGCGGCCGGTCGGTCGCCGTCGTCGGGCAGTGCATCTGGGATGTCGTCGACCGCCTGCAGCGCGAGGAACTCGACGTCACCGTACAGGTTCGCTCCCGCCATCGCGTCTACGCCGGGCGCTGCTCCAGCGAGGTCCGCACCTTCCGTGTCGTCGGCGTGCGGGACGAAGCCTCCGGCGAGTACCACCTGTACATCACCAACATCGGCGTCGAGGCGCTCCAGCCGGCCGATATCGCCCGCGTGTACGCCGTCCGCTGGGAAGTCGAGTTGCTCTTCAAGGAGCTGAAGTCGCACTACCGGCTCGACCAGATCCCGAGCCGAAAGCGCGCCGTCGTAGAGGCCATGCTCTACGCCGCTCTTCTCTCGCTGGCCGCGAGCCGAGCGCTCCTTCACGCCTTGCGCAGCGCGGTCCGCCCGGGATTCCTTCTCCCGGCACGACGCTGGAGCGTGCTCATGAGCCAGCACGCAACCGACCTGCTCGCCGTCGTCATCGAAGGCCGCGACGACCCAGTCTTGCTCGACCTGCTGCTCCACGAGGCCCCAGACCCGAACCGTCGTCGCCTTCACCTGCTTCAGTCCGTCGAGCGCCGTGCACATGCCTATCGAGCCCCCGGAAACTCAGCGAGTTCACGTCGTGCAGCGGCCTAA